A genome region from Nocardioides cynanchi includes the following:
- a CDS encoding DUF3117 domain-containing protein has product MAAMKPRTGDGPLEVTKEGRGIVMRVPLEGGGRLVVELNADEAGALGDALKEVVG; this is encoded by the coding sequence ATGGCGGCAATGAAGCCGCGGACAGGTGACGGTCCGCTCGAGGTCACCAAGGAAGGCCGCGGCATCGTGATGCGGGTGCCGCTGGAAGGCGGTGGCCGCCTCGTGGTCGAGCTCAACGCCGACGAGGCGGGGGCGCTGGGAGACGCACTCAAGGAGGTCGTCGGCTGA
- a CDS encoding enoyl-CoA hydratase/isomerase family protein, with product MSADDSPVLLEVADGVATITFNRPEAMNSLDVATKEALLAAVTQVADDPEVRCVVLTGTGRAFCVGQDLKEHIEILHSESSDALFRTVDEHYNPIVTTLVGMRKPVIAAVNGVAAGAGASLAFACDLRIVAETAGFNLAFANVALSCDTGSSFTLQRLVGRAKAIELLYFPRTVPAEEALELGLATRVVPSAELADEVRTLAARLAAGPTVALGAIRQSVEYAAGHDFAAAAAFESTQMTLTGATADHAAAVAAFVAKEKPVFEGR from the coding sequence ATGAGCGCTGACGACTCACCCGTCCTGCTGGAGGTCGCCGACGGCGTCGCGACCATCACGTTCAACCGTCCCGAGGCCATGAACAGCCTCGACGTGGCCACCAAGGAAGCACTGCTCGCCGCCGTGACCCAGGTCGCCGACGACCCGGAGGTGCGCTGCGTCGTGCTGACCGGCACCGGTCGCGCGTTCTGCGTCGGGCAGGACCTCAAGGAGCACATCGAGATCCTGCACAGCGAGTCGAGCGACGCGTTGTTCCGCACCGTCGACGAGCACTACAACCCGATCGTGACCACCCTGGTAGGCATGCGGAAGCCGGTGATCGCCGCCGTCAACGGCGTGGCAGCCGGCGCCGGGGCGAGCCTCGCCTTCGCCTGCGACCTGCGGATCGTGGCCGAGACGGCCGGCTTCAACCTGGCCTTCGCGAACGTCGCGCTCTCCTGCGACACGGGCTCGAGCTTCACCCTCCAGCGGCTGGTCGGCCGGGCGAAGGCGATCGAGCTGCTGTACTTCCCGCGCACGGTGCCGGCCGAGGAGGCCCTCGAGCTCGGCCTGGCCACCCGCGTCGTACCCTCCGCCGAGCTGGCCGACGAGGTCCGCACCCTGGCCGCCCGGCTGGCGGCCGGACCCACCGTCGCGCTGGGTGCGATCCGGCAGTCCGTCGAGTACGCCGCCGGGCACGACTTCGCGGCCGCGGCCGCCTTCGAGTCCACCCAGATGACACTGACCGGAGCAACCGCCGACCACGCCGCCGCCGTCGCGGCGTTCGTCGCCAAGGAGAAGCCGGTCTTCGAGGGACGGTAA
- a CDS encoding M14 family zinc carboxypeptidase, which yields MPPTSRDPRRGLAAAVLALALVPASYVVPASSSAAATADRPAVIGRRVIGHSVQGRPLVAWHLGEPGRRRVVLLAVMHGDEGAPRRILTDLRDGPPVHDLNLWVVPVYNPDGLAAGTRKNAHGVDLNRNYPYRWIPQSGGYESGPRPASEPETRAMMRFLARVHPSYVLSFHQPLHAVDVTERPRFSRRVARALGLPMTRLDCGSTCHGTMTMWFDHRFPGFALTVEYGASPSRATLRAAPDKILRLFGAWRGGVVGVPRSG from the coding sequence ATGCCGCCCACCTCTCGGGACCCTCGCCGCGGCCTGGCCGCGGCGGTGCTCGCCCTTGCCCTGGTGCCCGCGTCGTACGTCGTACCGGCGTCGTCCTCGGCGGCCGCGACGGCGGACCGGCCCGCGGTGATCGGACGCCGCGTCATCGGCCACTCCGTGCAGGGCCGCCCGCTCGTGGCCTGGCACCTGGGCGAGCCGGGGCGGCGGAGGGTCGTGCTGCTCGCGGTGATGCACGGCGACGAGGGCGCACCGCGCCGGATCCTGACCGATCTGCGCGACGGGCCGCCGGTGCACGACCTGAACCTCTGGGTGGTGCCGGTCTACAACCCCGACGGCCTGGCCGCCGGCACCCGCAAGAACGCCCACGGCGTCGACCTCAACCGCAACTACCCCTACCGGTGGATCCCCCAGTCCGGTGGCTACGAGTCCGGGCCGAGGCCTGCCTCGGAGCCGGAGACGCGGGCGATGATGCGGTTCCTGGCGCGGGTCCACCCGTCGTACGTCCTCTCGTTCCACCAGCCGCTGCACGCCGTGGACGTCACCGAGCGGCCGAGGTTCTCCCGCCGGGTCGCGCGGGCCCTCGGCCTGCCGATGACAAGGCTGGACTGCGGCAGCACCTGCCACGGCACGATGACGATGTGGTTCGACCACCGGTTCCCCGGCTTCGCCCTCACCGTGGAGTACGGCGCGTCCCCTTCGCGGGCCACCCTGCGCGCGGCGCCGGACAAGATCCTGCGGCTCTTCGGTGCCTGGCGTGGCGGCGTGGTCGGCGTACCCCGGTCGGGCTGA
- a CDS encoding DivIVA domain-containing protein translates to MMWFFAILIVLALGGVAVVASGRGTPMSPSYDDAYDALVPAHGPVTADDLRRIRFPLAFRGYRMAEVDALLQRLAEEREVADAEARRRSMGSSPVEVEGDAEHSD, encoded by the coding sequence ATGATGTGGTTCTTCGCGATCCTGATCGTGCTGGCCCTCGGCGGGGTCGCCGTGGTCGCCTCCGGACGCGGCACGCCCATGTCGCCGTCGTACGACGACGCCTACGACGCCTTGGTCCCCGCGCACGGACCGGTCACCGCCGACGACCTGCGGCGGATCCGCTTCCCCCTCGCCTTCCGCGGCTACCGGATGGCCGAGGTCGACGCACTGCTCCAGCGGCTCGCCGAGGAGCGTGAGGTCGCCGACGCCGAGGCCCGGCGGCGGTCCATGGGTTCGTCGCCCGTCGAGGTCGAGGGTGACGCGGAGCACTCTGACTAG
- a CDS encoding PaaX family transcriptional regulator C-terminal domain-containing protein, whose product MRARSALFDVYGDHLRSRAHQAPVSALIRLLEPVGIAAPAVRTAISRMAAQGWLEPTRVAAAPGYRATPRAIERLSEAAGRIYRSSPETWDGRWRLTFVELPGDRGARSRLRQELSYLGHAEHAPGVWLCPYDRPELDDVVARAGGRARHAVAVELRPDPVTAWDLTGLAASYDGWPDVADDLVRHELARHDDEEEASFAARFRLVHEWRKFLFADPGLPAELLPRDWPGGPAAELFTSEARRLKPASDRFVARCLRA is encoded by the coding sequence ATGCGCGCCCGTTCGGCCCTGTTCGACGTGTACGGCGATCACCTCCGGTCCCGCGCCCACCAGGCCCCCGTCTCGGCCCTGATCCGGCTCCTCGAGCCGGTGGGGATCGCTGCCCCGGCGGTGCGGACGGCGATCTCGCGGATGGCCGCGCAGGGTTGGCTGGAGCCGACCCGGGTGGCCGCCGCTCCCGGTTACCGGGCCACCCCGCGTGCCATCGAGCGGCTGTCCGAGGCGGCCGGCCGGATCTACCGCAGCAGCCCCGAGACCTGGGACGGCCGCTGGCGCCTGACCTTCGTCGAGCTGCCGGGCGACCGGGGGGCGCGCAGCCGGCTCCGGCAGGAGCTGAGCTACCTCGGGCACGCCGAGCACGCTCCGGGAGTCTGGTTGTGCCCCTACGACCGGCCCGAGCTCGACGACGTCGTGGCCCGGGCGGGTGGCCGGGCCCGGCACGCGGTGGCGGTGGAACTGCGGCCCGATCCGGTCACCGCCTGGGACCTGACCGGCCTCGCGGCGTCGTACGACGGCTGGCCGGACGTGGCCGACGACCTCGTGCGCCACGAGCTCGCCCGCCACGACGACGAGGAGGAGGCCTCCTTCGCGGCCCGCTTCCGGCTCGTGCACGAGTGGCGCAAGTTCCTGTTCGCCGACCCGGGGCTGCCGGCCGAGCTGCTGCCGCGCGACTGGCCGGGAGGTCCCGCCGCGGAGCTGTTCACCAGCGAGGCGCGGCGGTTGAAGCCCGCCTCCGACCGGTTCGTGGCACGCTGCCTCCGCGCCTGA